A window of Bacillus thermozeamaize genomic DNA:
ATTGGAGACCATACTTGCCCATACGGAGATAGCCATATTCGCAACAGATCCGCTCGGCAAGATTCAGATCGTCAACCCGATGGCCGAAAAGTTGATTGGATGGCCACCGGAACGGTTGATTGGAAAACCCATCGACGAGATTTGCCAAATCTATCATCCATTATCCGGGGAAGACTGTACCTACAAATTGAGGCAAGCCTTACAATGCCAAGACAAGTGGGAGTTTCCCCTCACTTTTCATTTAAAAAACAGAAGCGGAAACCAAATTCCCGTCGAAATGCAAATGACCATCCTTGCCCAATCGATTTCCGTTCCAATCGGGGCCATCATCACTTTACGCGATCTGACAGAAAAAAAACGTTATGAAACACAAGAAAGGGTATCAACCAGGATACTGGAAAACATGTCAGAAGGGGTGATCGTGACAGACCGCAACAGTTCAATCATTTCGGTCAACCAAGCGTTTACGCATATAACGGGATACAAGCAGGAAGAAGTACTGGGAACCACACCCGTCATCCTGTCGTCCGGCCTTCATAACCGGGAATTTTACAAAGAAATACGGCAGTCATTGAACCAATGCGGCATGTGGCACGGGGAAATTTGGGATCGAAAAAAGAATGGCGAGTTGTTTCTGGCAGAATTAAACATCACGGCCATCAAAGATGAAACCGGATTCGTCACGCATTTTGTAGGTTTTATTAAAGACATCACTGAAAAAAAGCGGTTGGAGGAACAAATTCGTTTTCAGGCTTATCACGATCCTTTAACGGGAATATCCAACCGTTCCGCATTTCTTGCCGAACTTGAGTCAGTCATCAACGAGGCCGAGCGAACGGGAAAACATTTGGCTGTCATCTTCATGGATTTAGATCGGTTTAAACAAATCAATGACAGCTTGGGGCACGAGGCAGGTGACCGTTTATTACAGAAGGTTGCCGAACGCTTGCTGAAGGGAGTCAAAGAGTATGATTGCGTTGCGCGATTCGGTGGTGATGAATTCGTTATCCTTGTCTCCGGATTTTCGGATCCTCAAGCAGTGAAAGTTGTTGCGCACCGCATTTTGGAAGAAATTGAACAACCATTCTACTTATACGGTCGGCCATATTTGATTGGGGCCAGCATTGGGATAAGCGTGTATCCAAAGGATGGAACAGATCAAGAAACGTTGATTCAAAATGCTGATCTCGCCATGTACCGGGCAAAGGAAAACGGCGGCGGCGTCGTTTTCTACGATGACGAAATGCAGGTATCCAACACCAATCGCATGCGGCTTGAAACGCTTTTGCGGAAGTCCATTCAAAATCCTGATTTCGAATTGCACTATCAACCGCAATTTCATGCCCAAACGGGCGAGATCATCGGGATAGAAGCATTGATTCGCTGGAAGCCGGCAGGAAATGATCCGATTCCTCCCAGCACGTTTATTCCAATCGCCGAAGAAACCGGATTAATCAAGCCGATTGAACGCTGGGTTTTACAAACGGCCTGTCGGCAATTTTCGAAATGGCAATGGGAACTGAAACGACCGATTCGTCTTGCGGTAAATATTTCCACATCACAATTCCAACAAAGCGATTTTGTTGATCACGTGAGAGAAATACTGCAAATCACCCAAATGAAACCGGAATCGCTGGAATTAGAAATCACGGAAAGCGTGTTTATGAATCACCCTGAAGAAGCAATCGAAACGATGCGTTCATTGAAATGCTTAGGTATCCGAATCGCGATTGACGACTTTGGCACCGGATACTCGTCGCTGCGCTATCTAAAAGATTTTCCTGTGGACACGCTCAAAATTGACCGCAGTTTCACCCAAAGCATCGAAAAGAACCGGGCAACGTTCTCCATCGTCAAAGCGATTCTGCAAATGGCCCACGATTTACGGATCTCGGTGATCGCAGAAGGGATCGAAACCCCTCAACAAAGAAAGATTTTGCAAAGGCTGGACTGTGAAGGGCCGCAGGGTTTTCTGTTGAGTCCGCCGCTAACGACGAAGGAAATATCGGAACGGTTGTTCAGAGCAAATTCCCGATAAGGCTTTTTTGCGCACAGACGGCGGCGCGGATCATGCAGCGGCGTTTGGCTCATCATGCGGATTCGGTTCATGTTTTTCCAGTGGCCTGGACACCGAATGCCCCGACTCGAGACGCTGCAAGGCAAACTTGTCCCAATCATCACGTGAATCATTTGTATCCGCTTGCTTTTGCCGGTCGGGAGATCAGGATTTCTCACTGGCATGCTCTGGTTGGCAATGGGGATGGGTATCTAATTTTTTGAGATTAAAAGCAGTGGCTGCACGATCAAAAAGTTCATTCAATCTTTTCTGACCAACAGTGTGACACTCTCCACATGCACCGTCTGCGGAAACATGTCCACCGGCTGTACTTCCGCAACCACATATCCATGTTCGGACAAATATTTCAAATCCCTGGCCAGTGTGGCCGGGTTGCAGGAGACATACACCACCCGGCGGGGACGCATCTCCAAAATGGCCATAAGCAACGGCTCGCCGCACCCCTTCCGCGGCGGGTCCACCACCATCACATCGGCGCGCAAACCCTGGCTGGCCCACTCGGGAATCACCGTTTCTGCCTCCCCTGCGACAAAGGTCACGTTCTGCATCTGATTCAGCGCCGCGTTGCGGCGGGCGTCAGCCACGGCCTCCGGGACCACCTCCACCCCGTACACATGCCGCGCCTTTTGGGCAAGAAACAGCGAGATGGTGCCAATCCCGCAATATGCGTCGATCACCACCTCTTCCCCGGTCAACGCCGCATATTCCAGCGCTTTCCCATACAACACCTCTGTCTGCAGCGGGTTTACCTGGTAAAAAGAACGGGCGGAAATGGCAAACCGCACGTTGCCGATCCGGTCATAAATGACCTCCCTGCCCCAGAGCAGTTTGCTCCGTTCGCCCAAAATGACATTGGTCCTGCGCGTCTGGATGTTCTGGACCAGGCTTTGCAAACCGGGCACCTCTTCCCGAAGCCGGTTAAGCAGCTTCTCCCCGTGCGGCAGGCGCTCGCCATTGGTGACGAGCACCACCATCACCTCTCCCGTGGCAAAACCAGTTTTGACCACCACATGGCGCAACAGTCCCTGGTGACGCCCTTCATCGTATACCGGAATCTGCCATTCGCCGGCCCATTCGCGCACCAGACGCAGCACCCGGTCTGACACCTCATGCTGGATGCCGCATTGCTCAATCGGAATGATCTCATGGCTGCGGGGGGCGTAAAATCCGGACACAACCTGGCCATTCCTTTGTCCAACGGGAACCTGTGACTTGTTCCGGTATCGCCATGGAGCCGACATGCCAATCGTCGGGTGAACCAACACATCAGACAACCCTCCGATGCGCTGCAGGCTGTCCACCACCCACTGCCGCTTCCATTCCAGTTGTTTTGCATACGAAAGATGCTGCAACTGGCACCCGCCGCATCGTTTATATACCGGACAAACCGGTTCTGCCCGATCGGGACTGGGTGAACGCAGCTCAAGCAGGCGGCCATAACCGTACTGTTTCTTTACCTTGACCACCTTCGCCAAAATCTTCTCTCCCGGCAACACCCCCGGAACGAACAAGGTAAATCCGTTCACTCTTCCGACGCCGTAGCCATCGTTGCTGAACCCGGTGATCTCTATCTCATAAACCTCATTCTTTGCCACATGCGGTTCTTGTCTTGTCAATTTTTCCATCACCCGTTTCCATGACCATCAGAATCGGATGCACTACATCCTGATACATCCTGATTGGCGTGGTTCTGATCCATAGGGTGCCCATCGGCATCCTCCCACAGCAGTAGCCTGCGGGCTTTCTCGCCACGGTTATTGTAACCGATACCCCATCAGTAACCTACACCAAAAGCAAAGCACCTGACAACATGGATGCTGTCAGGTGCTTGATGTCAACATAAGCCGTTCGCAGCTTACCGCTCAAGCAGCACGGCAATTCCCTGCCCTCCGCCGATACAGGCCGTGACGATTCCCCGCTTGACGTCGCGGCGTTTCATTTCATAGACCAGCTTGGTGACCAGCATGGCGCCCGTGGCGGCAATCGGATGGCCATGCGCGATGGCGCCGCCGTTGACATTGACCTTCTCCCAATCCAGGTGCAGCTCCCGATCGCAGGCCAGCACCTGCACCGCGAAGGCTTCGTTGAGCTCAATCAGATCGATGTCATCCAGCGTGAGCCCCTCTTTCTTCAGCAACTTCTTCACGGCAGGCACCGGGCCGATACCCATGATGTTGGGATCCACCCCGGCGACCGCATAGCTGCGGACGCTGGCCATGATTTCCAATCCCCGCTGTTCCGCCAGTTTCCGTTCCATCACGATCAGCGCGGAAGCGCCATCGTTGACCCCGGAGGAGTTCCCCGCCGTCACCGTGCCCCCTTTCTTAAAGGCTGGAGGCAGCTTGGCCAGAGCTTCCAGCGTGGTATCCGGACGGGGGTGTTCATCGGTGTCGAAAAGGATGGGGTCGCCCTTGCGCTGCGGCACCTGGATGGGCACGATCTGCTCTTTGAAATAGCCTTCCCGCATCGCGTGGGCCATCCGCTGCTGGCTCCGCAGCGCATACTCATCCTGCTCCTCGCGGGAGATATTGTATTTTTCCGCCAGGTTCTCGGCCGTGATCCCCATCGGCGGATTGCCGATATGTTCGGGCGACAAGAGCCGGTTGACAAACTTGGGCGGCATCCGGTCGAAGGCTTTGGAAGGGGGCTCCATCAAATAGGGGGCCCGGGTCATGCTTTCGGTCCCGCCCGCGACAAAAATGTCACCGCTGCCGGCCTGGACCGCTTGCGCCGCCAGGGCGACCGCATTCATCCCTGAACCGCATTGGCGATCAATGGTGATCCCGGGGATATCGAGGGGCAAACCGGCTTGCAAGGCCGTGAGGCGGGCGGCGTTTCCTCCTCCCGACAACACGTTGCCCATGATCACATCATCGATTTCCTGCGGATCCACATTGGCCCTGCGGATCGCCTCCTTGACCACCTCCGCGCCATAAATGTGCGGCAACAGATCCTTGAGCGCCCCTCCTGCCCGGGCAATGGGCGTTCGTACGGCAGATACAATGACAGCTTCCCGCATGACGATTCCTCCTGAATGTTAGATATTTTTTACATTCTTCCACGCTATCCTATCCTGCGATTCCGCTATCCGTCTGTCAAGCCCTGGCCCCGCCGTCCACAGGGATCACAACGCCCGTGATAAACTTGGAGGCGTCAGAGGCCAAAAGCACCGTTACGCCTTTCAAGTCATTTTCATCGCCGATCCGGCCCATGGGCGAATGTTGCTTGACCTTGTCCCCCACCATCTCCAGTACGCCCTTTGTCATCTTGGTCGGGAAGAACCCAGGCGCGATGGCGTTCACGGTGATGTTGTGCCGCGCCCATTTGACAGCCAGGTCGCGGGTGAATGTGATCACCGCCCCCTTGCTGGCGCTGTAGCCGATGGCGTTGAGGATTTCCGGCGGTTCGCCTTTCAGGCCGGCCACGGAGGCAATGTTGATGATCTTGCCGTACTTGTTTTCGATCATGGAACGGCCAACCGCCTGCGACATGAGGAAAATCCCCTTGACATTGACGTCAAACACCAGATCCCATTTGTCCTCCGGCATCTCCAGCACATCGGCTCCCCAAGAGGTGCCGCTGTTGTTTATCAAAATGTGAATCTGGCCAAATTTGTCCAGCGTATGTTGGACCACTTTTTGCACATCCGCCGCGTCGGCCACGTTGCAGGCCATCGCTTCCGCATTGGCTCCTTTTTTCCGCAACTCTTCGGCTACTTCCTCACAGTTTTCCACCCGGCGTGAACAAAGGACAATATTGGAAAGCCCAGCCTCCACCAGCGCATGGGCCATCTGCTCGCCTAGCCCGCGCCCGCCGCCGGTGACAATGGCCGTTTTTCCCGACAAGTCGAACAGTTCCATGACATTCTTTCCTGCCATTTCTGCACGTTCCTTTCTCCCGGTAGTGTTTGGACAGTCGTCCCATCGTCGTTCATCGGCTGTTTCCTCGATGACGCGACATGCCCGCTCAAATTCAGGCCAATACAGGACGTGGCGTCCGTTCAATCATCACATTGAGCAGGTAAGGCTTCCGATGGCTGAAGGCTTCCTTGAGGGCCGCAGCCAATTGTTCGGCATTTTCAATCTGAAACGCTTCGATGCCAAAGGAAGCAGCCAGTTTTACCATGTCAACCGGGGGCTGATCCAGGTCCATCCCCGGAAAGACGCCCCGCCTGGCTGACTCCCCCTGAATGGACATCAGGCCACCCTTGAGAATCATGTAGCTGGTATTGTTGGCAATCAGAAAGATGACTGGCAACCGGTACCGGGCCGCATCCCAAAGCGCCTGAACGTAATAAAGGGAGGAACCGTCCCCGACAACCGCCACCACCCGTTCATCCGGCCGGCCCAATTGCACGCCCAGCGCGGCGGCCATCCCGTACCCCAGCCCGCCGCCTTTGAGCGCGTAGCGGCTTCCGGGGCGGGCGAGGGACAGGTAACGGTTGACAAAGCCGCCGGTGGTCACCGACTCATCCACCAGGATGAAGCGGTCATCCACAAAGCGGTTCAGCTCGGCCATCACAACGGCAGGGGACAGCGGGTTCTGACGACTGGCCGCAGCCAGTTCTTCCGCCTTTCGCGCCGTAAAGCGGGCGCTCTTTTCCTGAAGCCGGGTTTTAGCGGCCGCAAAGCGCTCCCGCTCGGCCGGTGAAGCGTGTTCTCCGATCCATGCCGTCCAGCTTTCAAGGACGGCGCGTGGATTCCCCAGGATCGGAAGATCCACATGCATGTTTTTGCCGATTTGCCTTGGGTCCAAATCGACGGCAATCACTGGGACACCAGGCTGCACCAGGGGCTTGTCGTAATAAAGGAGCGGCGCCTGGCTGGTGACGCCAAGCCAGACAACCAAGTCGGCTTCGGCATACACCCTGGCGATGTACGGGCCATTGGGCGGAAAGTTTCCGGCAAACTGCGGGTGATGAAAGGGAAAGTTCAGGCCGGCGCTCATGTGCTCCTGGTAAACCGGCGCCCCGATGAGTTCAGCCAGCCGGATCACGGCATCCACCGCACCGGTTTGGCTGACCCGGTCGCCGACGACGAGAACGGGATTCCTGGCCTGGCAGATCATCCGGGCCGCCTCCTCCACGCTTTGCGGATCGGCAAAGTGAAGCTGGCGGATCTCTGTCAACGGCAAAGGCAGGCGATCCGTTTCCTGCCACATCACATCCACGGGCAAGGAAAGAAAGACCGGCCCTTGCGGATGGGTTAAGGCCTCCTTGAAGGCCCGCTGCAAGACCACCTGCAATTCCTCCACCCGCGTCACTTCCCAGCTCCACTTGGTCACATCCCGGACCATATTGAGCATGTTCCCCCACAGCCCCGGTTCCTGCACCGCCAAACGCAAATCATGCTGGCCGGCCGTCACGACCAGAGGCACGTTGCTGCGCCAGGCTTCGTAAAGGTTTCCCAGGCCATGCGCCGTCCCGGGGGCGACGTGCAGGTTGACGACACCTGGCTTGCCTGTTGCCTGGGCGTAACCCATGGCCATCCCTACGGCGATATCCTCATGAAGGGCAAGGATGTACTCGATTTCCGGATAATGAACGAGACCGTCAATCAAAGGCAGCTCCGTGGTCCCCGGATTGCCGAACAGATACTTGACGCCGTATTCCCTGAAGGTTTGCAGGACCAGGTCTCTTCCCAGCAACAGGATCCCTCTTTTCCCTCTGATAAATCCTTCGATAAGACCTTCGTCATCATTTTTTGAACGAGGCCGCCCCGTCATCGACGAAGATCACGCTTCCGTTGACAAAGCTGGCCTCGTCACTGGCCAAAAAGGTGACCACGTTGGCCACTTCTTCCGGCGTGCCGGCACGGCGCCGCATCTGCGCCTGCTGAACCTTCTCCCAAATGTCGGGCATTTGCTTCCAGGCCGTGACGATGCCCGTCTCAATCAGCCCCGGCGCGATCGCCACCACCCGGATGTTGTAAGGGGCCAGATCCAGGGCAGCCGCTTTGGTCATCATGACCACTGCCGCCTTGCTGGCGTGATAGGGGAAATGCTTCCGATCGGCCAAAAAGCCGTACACCGAAGCGGTATTGATAATCACCCCGCCTCGTTCCTTCATCGCATTGCCGGCTGCCTTGATCCCGTAAAAGACGCCATGCTGGTTGACCGAAACCGTACGGTGGTACTCCTCCAGCGGCATGTCCAAAACCGAGGCCCGCGCACTGGAAATGCCCGCGTTGTTGAACATGACGTCCAACTGTCCGTAGCGGGAAAGCGCCTGATCCACAAGGGCCTGCACTTCTTCATAGTTGGCCGTGTTGGTTCGCACAAAGATCGCTTCCCCACCCGCTTCTTGAATGCTGCGTACGGTCGCCTCGCCACCCTCGGTCTGGACGTCGGCCACCACCACCTTTGCCCCTTCACGGGCAAAACGCTGTGCCGTTGCCCGGCCGATGCCACTTGCACCACCGGTGACAACGGCCACCTTTCCTGCCAGGCGCATTCAACCCTTCCCCCTTCTGGCGGCCTGAAACGGTTCAGGCCGGCGCGTATAGAATGTCAGGCCAATACCTCCGCCTTGATCGGATCCAGCGTGTAACGGGCAATCTTCTCCCGATGGGCATAGGCGTCTCCGAGGACAGAAGCGCTGCGACGGGCCCGCTTGAAGAACAGGTGCATGTCATTCTCCCAGGTAAAGCCGATGCCACCATGCATCTGGATGGCGTCGCCCGTCACCTGCGTCGCCGCATCGGAAGCGTACGACTTGGCGATGGAGACGCTCAGATCGGCATCCTCACTGTCGCTGTCCACGGCCCATCCCGCATACTCCACGGCTGCCTTGGCGCTTTCCACCAGCAGGAACATGTCAGCCGCCATGTGCTTGAGCGCCTGGAAGCGGGCGATTTCCGTCCCGAATTGCTTGCGCTGCTTGGTGTATTCCACCGCTTCGTAGAGCGCCCGCTCCGCCCCGCCGACCATTTCCGAAGAAATGAGCAGTGCGCCGAGCTGTTTCAGCTTTTCCATCAGCTTGTGCCCGACACCCATCCCCAGCCCTTTGACGATGGCCTTTGTCGTAAAGGTATACCGGTTCAGCGAGATTTCGTACAGCGGATAGGTTTCGTCCATCGACTTGCGATTGCGGACACTGACACCCGGATCCTTGGCGTCGATCACGATCACGGTCTCCTCATCCTGAGGGGTGTTGCCCATGCCGGCTACCGGCACACTGGCGATGATCGCATCCACATCCTCCGCAAACGGAATCTCCTTGAGCGTTCCGGACAATACAAACTGGTCCCCCTCCCGGTAGGCCCGCGCGTCCACCTCGCCCCAGGCGATGCTGAGGAGTTTCTGGCCGGATTCAACCGCATCGATCAACTCGCCGTGCTGCTTGCAGGTTTTCAACGCATACAGGCCGACCATGTTCTCCAGCAACGGGAACGGCAACAGGGCGCGCCCCGCCTCCTGGGCGATGAGCACCGCATTCAGCACGCCTTTGCCGCCCTCTTCCTGGGTGCCGTTGGGATCCAAAATGCCCAGCAAGCCCTGTTGCGCGATTAACCCCTGCAATTCCCTGGAAACCCTGGGCTGTTCCATGAATTTCCGGACATGTTCCGTGGTGCAGTGTTCCCGCAACATATCGCGGACACTGCGCTGAATCATCTTTTCTTCTTCGGTAAAGCCAAAAAACATGGTTCATCCACCTCACTTCGGCATGCCGAGAACCATCTCGGCGATGATGTTTTTCTGAATCTGGCTGGAACCGGCGTAAATGATCTCCCCACGCGAGGTGAGGTGAATCTGCTGGATCATGCCGCGGCTGACGCTGTCCTCACCCCAATAAGGTGCCTCCGGTCCGAGGATTTCCATCCCCAGGTTCCCCATCCGCACGTGCATCGTGCTCCAGTACAGTTTCTGCAACGAAGCGTCGGGACCCAGCTTGCCCTCATTCAACAGCTGGCTGATGGTTTTCAGGCCCAGGTAGCGGAAGATCCGGACCTCCGCCTGCATCTGCGCCAACCGCTGGCGGTAGTAGGGGTTGTCAATGGCCAGGCTCCCGTCCGGGGTCCGCTTCGTGGCGCTGACCCTGACGATTTCGTCCAGCTCCCGCTGGAAGCGCACCTGCCGCCCGAGCGCCAGCGTCCCCCGCTCAAATCCGAGGGTACTCATCGCCACTTTCCAGCCGTTGTTGACGCCGCCAACCACATTCTCCTTCGGAATCCGGACGTTGTCGAAGAACACCTCGTTGAAGTCCCGGTTGCCGTTCATCTGGACGAGCGGCCGGACCGTCACCCCGGGGCTGTTCATCGGCACGAGGAAGAACGTGATCCCCT
This region includes:
- a CDS encoding acetyl-CoA acetyltransferase encodes the protein MREAVIVSAVRTPIARAGGALKDLLPHIYGAEVVKEAIRRANVDPQEIDDVIMGNVLSGGGNAARLTALQAGLPLDIPGITIDRQCGSGMNAVALAAQAVQAGSGDIFVAGGTESMTRAPYLMEPPSKAFDRMPPKFVNRLLSPEHIGNPPMGITAENLAEKYNISREEQDEYALRSQQRMAHAMREGYFKEQIVPIQVPQRKGDPILFDTDEHPRPDTTLEALAKLPPAFKKGGTVTAGNSSGVNDGASALIVMERKLAEQRGLEIMASVRSYAVAGVDPNIMGIGPVPAVKKLLKKEGLTLDDIDLIELNEAFAVQVLACDRELHLDWEKVNVNGGAIAHGHPIAATGAMLVTKLVYEMKRRDVKRGIVTACIGGGQGIAVLLER
- a CDS encoding gluconate 5-dehydrogenase (Involved in the nonphosphorylative, ketogenic oxidation of glucose and oxidizes gluconate to 5-ketogluconate) — protein: MAGKNVMELFDLSGKTAIVTGGGRGLGEQMAHALVEAGLSNIVLCSRRVENCEEVAEELRKKGANAEAMACNVADAADVQKVVQHTLDKFGQIHILINNSGTSWGADVLEMPEDKWDLVFDVNVKGIFLMSQAVGRSMIENKYGKIINIASVAGLKGEPPEILNAIGYSASKGAVITFTRDLAVKWARHNITVNAIAPGFFPTKMTKGVLEMVGDKVKQHSPMGRIGDENDLKGVTVLLASDASKFITGVVIPVDGGARA
- a CDS encoding 23S rRNA (uracil-5-)-methyltransferase RumA gives rise to the protein MTRQEPHVAKNEVYEIEITGFSNDGYGVGRVNGFTLFVPGVLPGEKILAKVVKVKKQYGYGRLLELRSPSPDRAEPVCPVYKRCGGCQLQHLSYAKQLEWKRQWVVDSLQRIGGLSDVLVHPTIGMSAPWRYRNKSQVPVGQRNGQVVSGFYAPRSHEIIPIEQCGIQHEVSDRVLRLVREWAGEWQIPVYDEGRHQGLLRHVVVKTGFATGEVMVVLVTNGERLPHGEKLLNRLREEVPGLQSLVQNIQTRRTNVILGERSKLLWGREVIYDRIGNVRFAISARSFYQVNPLQTEVLYGKALEYAALTGEEVVIDAYCGIGTISLFLAQKARHVYGVEVVPEAVADARRNAALNQMQNVTFVAGEAETVIPEWASQGLRADVMVVDPPRKGCGEPLLMAILEMRPRRVVYVSCNPATLARDLKYLSEHGYVVAEVQPVDMFPQTVHVESVTLLVRKD
- a CDS encoding short-chain dehydrogenase yields the protein MRLAGKVAVVTGGASGIGRATAQRFAREGAKVVVADVQTEGGEATVRSIQEAGGEAIFVRTNTANYEEVQALVDQALSRYGQLDVMFNNAGISSARASVLDMPLEEYHRTVSVNQHGVFYGIKAAGNAMKERGGVIINTASVYGFLADRKHFPYHASKAAVVMMTKAAALDLAPYNIRVVAIAPGLIETGIVTAWKQMPDIWEKVQQAQMRRRAGTPEEVANVVTFLASDEASFVNGSVIFVDDGAASFKK